The segment ATGCCTGCTGGATAGGCTCCAGTTACCTTCTCCCCCTCCTGAACACATGACCCTTATTACTAAGCGGGTTTAGTAAGTGGATAGATGGATGAACCAAAGACAGAAAAAAGTCTAATTCACGTTTCATAAAGTACTACGTACATTCTTTTTTGGGGGAGCAGGGGGTCAGCTCAGCCTTTCTTAGATATAAGTTGGAGGGAGTTTGGGAACCTCTGGTCTAGACCCTGAATATAAGATGACTCCATTTTTAGCTGTATTTATGAGAAAACACATTATATTCAGCAAAATAAGGTATTTTAACACTGTCCAGATTGAATAAATGTACCACTTtctgcttttattttgttttttggataTGCTCGACAAACAAAGGCTTCACATTGTATTTAAATCGGAACCTTCTGGTGATGAATCAACACCATTGCGATGGTACCACCACTTGAAACTCGCAGtagatgtcacagaaatccttttAGGTTAAAACAGCACTTTCAGAGAGTTACATTGCATTACTGTTCTCTGCTGTACTATGAATGTTTATTATTGTGTACATGctccaatttttttctttttctttttttttttttttttgataattgaAACAACAATGAACTCCAACAATACACAAGGTTTAACACAGCAAGTGATAAAATAACACCGTATTTGATGCGGTGATGGTAACACTAGTTTTTGCAGATTTTGTCGTGAGAAAATGCTTTTGTTGTGTCATGTTGGGCAGCCACACAAAAAAACTACAGTGTGCACAATCATACACACCAGCCTTTCCTCCTGCTTCGTTTGGGGGAGGACACCTTTCACTTAGATGACAGTGCAGCGGTAGCTGGGTTCATTGGTCACATGAGTACCAGCTGTTTTGACCACTGTGGTTTTGGATGCGTGTTTGACACTGTGCAACACATTTCTATGAAACAGATGCTCGCGGTAATTCTGGGCGAAGATGAGCAACATGATTGGGTTGATGCAACTGTGGAAGTAGCTCAGGCAGATGCTGATGTTGTAAGCGTAGACAAAGGTGATCGTTGGAGCGTTGTTGTTCAGATTGATCACTTGAATGACGTGATACGGGGaccagcaaatcaggaacagggcaATAATCATGACCACCATCTTGGTGGCCCTCTTAGCCCACACAGTCTGCTTCCGTTTGACGCGCTGCATGGAGCTGAAAACATGGTAGAGGGCGAGAGAGTAAAAGGTGCTGATGATGATGAGAGGGATCATGAAGCCCAGAATGGATTGGTAGAGAGTGTACCAGTACATGTCCTCAGGACCATCCAGGTACATCATGCACATCTTCAAATGGTTCCTGTGCACGACTTTGGCGTACATCATGACAGGCACAGTGAGGAGGAAGCTGCAGAACCACACAAGTATGTTCGTGACGATGGCCCAAGGGATAGTCCGCTTCGCTGAGGTGGGGTGGACAATCGCTACATACCTAGAAGAATTAATGTGCAATTTTTAGCATGTTTTGTGATATACATTTTAAAGTAGGCAGTAATATAAAAGGTCAGACAAATGAAGAATAACATGGTCTTTAAAGAACACATTTTTCTGGGTAATTTTGAactttacatttacattacaaaATTGAAAGTCAAAGGCATTTTTGTATTTATTATAAAGGACCTCCCACGAAATTTATACACAAAATttatacacacaacacaccatgacgacaacatgattttttttttttttttgcattttagcAATTTTTGCTGAtgcgcctttggcagcaattacagcctcaagtcttcttgaatatgatgccacaaccttggcacacctatctttgagtggttttgcccatttctctttgcagcacatctcaagctccatcaggttggatggggaacatcgGTGCACAGCTGTTtatagatctctccagagatgttcaatcggattcaggtctggactctggctgggccactcaaggacattcacagagttgtcctgaagccactcctttgatatcttggctgtgtgcttagggtcattgtcctgctgaaagatgaatcgtcgcCCCAGTCtatttcttttatgtttttacccacaccaccaaaattggatggaggttccacttATATgtctgtctatcttccagttaccaagtgtcaaaaagcaattgtgcatagcagagataaccagtgttctgtgaaaattatctgaaaaagaattcagtaaccgaaaaagtaaaaaaaaaacctgacaccacaaaaaaacttagATTCAAGTgcgtgaactaaatacatcctcctcaCATTTGATTGCATCtactttagcttatgaaaagccacttctagagAGTTCCAAGATGGCGCGGGTGTAATTAGTCGCACACCTGAGTCTCTCCACCGAAACTGAACAAAAATCCTCATTATTcccgaaaaaataaaataaatggacgACACGTATTGTGTTATGGCAAGCTTGAGGAAGTCTGAAAGCGAAAACTTCAGTGGCATCCAGGCAGCCTAAACTGAAGGACTCCAGCCTCTGAGAGAAGTTAGCTCCACAAGCTAACGTTAACATGACGGAGAATACGTCTCCATGCAGCGGACTCACGAATGAGGGCCCTCCTGCATCCGAGCCTGTACCTGGGGATGAGGCAATGAAAGATACGGCACTGGACAAAATCGTGGCTATGCTGGTTGAGCTCAAGGCAGAAATGGTGTCTATCAAAGCTGAACTAAAGACAGAATACAATGCGAGATTTGACCAAATTAACGCCGAGCTGAAAGAGCTAAAAGGAGACCTGGGTGAGTGTGATCAGTGCATAACCGAGACGGAGCAATGTATTTCGGACAATACAGATGGGCTGACTGAGTTGAAAGCTGAGGTGAAATCTCTGCAGGCTGAAAACACCATTATGAAGAGGAAACTTCTGGATCTTGAATTGAGAAGATGCAGGAGGAATCTAATACTTCATGGGATCCCAGAATCTGAAGAAAGGGGAGAGGATACTGAAGATTTTCTCGAGCGCATTATCCCGGAGATTCTGACTGGGCTCCGAGTTACGCCCCCCACTTTCACGATAGAGAGAGCGCACAGACtggggaaaaaaagagaaacagACCCACCCAGGCCACTGATCATGCGTTTCCTGAATCATCGGGACAGGGAACGTGTCCTGCAGGCCGCACGGACCAAGAAAGACCTCTTTTACGGAAATGGGAGAGTTTTCTTCATGCCAGACCTGGTAGATGGAGTGCGCCAGCAACACGCAGAATTTCGTCACGGCTGTTAGGAGTTTAAGAGAAGGAACCTCAGATTCGGCTTTGCATTTCCTGCTACTCTTTTGGTAACATTTGAAGGTAAAAAATACTCCCTTAAAACACCGAAGGAACCACAGGAATTCATTAAGAAGATATGGAGTTCAGAGAAGTAGAATGTGACTTTATAACCCAGCAAAACGCACTCATGGGCTCAGTTTACTGACAAATTTGAAACTTGTGCCTGGTTTTGTTATATGGATAAGGTTACCTAtgtaacatttttctttttcaacTAAGTTACACTCTATGAGAGACTTAAACTATATTCAATGTTATGCATAACTATATAGTGTTATTATGTCCAGCTCCTAAAGTCTTTCTTTTAAACTGACTGTCAGTTCAACTTAATTAAGAGCTCCATGTTAATATCTAGAGACTAGCCTAATAATAACTTGTTTCTGATCACTATACACCAATTCAAATGCTATACAAATTTGTTTGGGAATATATGAATTAAGTTAATTCAAGCGGAAATAGGTGGGAGAGCACAGCAGCTTAGAGAGAGGTTCTGCCAATCTTTTACGTTTTCACTGAGAACTGCTGAAGGAAGTCTCCCTGGAGGGCCCTTCCAAGGGTAAGGTTTTCCCtccaatgttctttttttttctttcaaacattTTTTGATCGGGTTTTGGATtcacagtatttttttatttttttttacatgaatccttttcctttcttttttcactATGTTCTGCTTATTTACTGTTCCTGTGTTCATGTGTTCTATTTGACTAGAGAGTATCACAATATTGACAGATAACAAAGGTGAAATTAACACAAGTACATCAATGGCATCTGAAAAAATACATATAGCATCCTTTAATGTCAATGGCTTATTGAGCCCAATCAAAAGGTCAAAAATATTAacgaaaatgaaaaaagaaaagataGATATCGTATACCTTCAAGAAACTCATCTAAATGAAATAGAACATTCAAAATTAACTAGATTTGGCTATACTAAATTGTACTGCTCCTCATACATGGGTAAACATAAAAGAGGATTGGCAATACTGATCTCAAGTCGATTATTATTTGAACAGAGTTTTATACAAAAAGATAAGGAAGGCAGATATATTCAGATTAAAGGGAATATTAATGGAAACTTGATCACTTTGCTAAATGTATATGCGCCACCAGGAAGCGATATCACTTTCTACACTGTTTTAGACTTAATAGCCAACTACTCTGAGGGAATCCTAATATGTGGCGGTGACTTCAACTTACATATTCAATCCTCGTTTGACGTATCAAACTCAAAGGTAACCACAAAAGTAATACACAGTAAATTCCACAAAGCAATAAAAAATGTTGGGTTAATTGATATTTGGAGGGAAATGAACCCCAATACTCACCAATATACGCATTTCTCCACTCCACACACAGTCTATactagaatacaacccctggcaaaaattatggaatcaccggcctcggaggatgttcattcagttgtttaattttgtagaaaaaaagcagatcacagacatgacacaaaactaaagtaatttcaaatggcaactttctggctttaagaaacactataagaaatcaggaaaaacaattgtggctgtcagtaacggttacttttttagaccaagcagagggaaaaaaaatatggaatcactcaattctgaggaaaaaattatggactcaccctgtaaattttcatccccaaaactaacacatgcatcaaatcagatctgctcgttagtctgcatctaaaaaggaatgatcacaccttggagagctgttacaccaagttgactgacatgaatcatggctccaacacgagagatgtcaattgaaacaaaggagaggattatcaaactcttaagagggtaaatcatcatgcaatgttgcaaaagatgttgtttgttcacagtcagctgtgtctaaactctggaccaaatacaaacaacatgggaaggttgttaaaggcaaacatactggtagaccaatgaagacatcaaagcatcaagacagaaaccttaaagcaatatgtctcaaaaatcgaaaatgcacaacaaaacaaatgaggaatgaatgggaggaaactgaagtcaacgtctgtgaccgaactgtaagaaacttcctaaaggaaatgggatttacatacagaaaagctaaacgaaagccatcattaacacctaaacagaaaaaaacaaggttacaatgggctaaggaaaagcaaccgtggactgtggatgactggatgaaagtcatattcagtgatgaatctcgaatctgcattgggcaaggtgatgatgctggaacttttgtttggtgccgttccaatgagatttataaagatgactgcctgaagagaacatgtaaatttccacagtcattgatgatatggggctgcatgtcaggtaaaggcactggggagatggctgtcattacatcatcaataaatgcacaagtttacgttgatattttggacacttttcttatcccatcaattgaaaggatgtctggggatgatgaattcatttttcaagatgataatgcatcttgccatagagcaaaaactgtgaaaacattccttgcaaaaagacacatagggtcaatgtcatggcctgcaaatagtccggatcttaatccaactgaaaatctttggtggaagttgaagaaaatggtccatgacaaggctccaacctgcaaagctgatctggcaacagcaatcagagaaagttggagccagattgatgaagagtactgtttgtcactcattaagtccatgcctcagagactgcaagctgttataaaagccagaggtggtgcaacaaaatactagtgatgtgttggagcgttcttttgtttttcatgattccataattttttcctcagaattgagtgattccatatttttttccctctgcttggtctgaaaaattaccgttactgactgccacaattgtttttcctgatttcttatagtgtttcttaaagccagaaagttgccatttgaaattactttagttttgtgtcatgtttgtgatctgttttttttctacaaaattaaacaactgaatgaacatcctccgaggccagtgattccataatttttgccaggggttgtagattatttttttatttttaaaaaagatgggACAAAAATAACAAATGCAACTATAGGAACAATAGACCTGAGTGACCATGCCCCAATCTACAGAACTgggagaaaaatgaaaaaaaaaaaaacactttggagGTTTAATACCAGTCTGCTCAATGATCCCTTGTTTAAAACAGAAATGACAGAGAATATTAAGACATATTTAGAGTAAAATGATACGGATAAAACCACTCCACCCATCCTTTGGGACGCAGCAAAAGCGGTGATGAGGGGCCAAATTATTGCCATTGCTGCCACAAAAAAGAAGAGACAGAAAAAGCTAAATGAACTGCAGGATAAATTAAAactgctggaggttgaacatgccaaATATAAAAATCCTCTCTTGCTTCAGGAAATCAAAAAAAATCAAAGACGAAATTAATG is part of the Thalassophryne amazonica chromosome 11, fThaAma1.1, whole genome shotgun sequence genome and harbors:
- the LOC117520072 gene encoding melanin-concentrating hormone receptor 1, with amino-acid sequence MNDTETFCKIDQTESLTNQSCQNVTSPPQGYVDVTTFTHVLPSVYGIMCSVGVLANGLVIYAVASCAKKKLSDIYVVNLAVADMFFLLVMPFNIHQLVRDRQWVFGNFMCKAVVVVDVSNQFTTVWIVTVLCVDRYVAIVHPTSAKRTIPWAIVTNILVWFCSFLLTVPVMMYAKVVHRNHLKMCMMYLDGPEDMYWYTLYQSILGFMIPLIIISTFYSLALYHVFSSMQRVKRKQTVWAKRATKMVVMIIALFLICWSPYHVIQVINLNNNAPTITFVYAYNISICLSYFHSCINPIMLLIFAQNYREHLFHRNVLHSVKHASKTTVVKTAGTHVTNEPSYRCTVI